The following proteins are co-located in the Pedobacter frigiditerrae genome:
- the alaS gene encoding alanine--tRNA ligase, with translation MTAKEIRQTYLDFFKSKQHHIVPSAPIVVKNDPTLMFTNAGMNQFKDLFLGEAAIKYPRVADTQRCLRVSGKHNDLEEVGIDTYHHTMFEMLGNWSFGDYFKKEAIAWSWELLTEVYKIPKDQLYVSIFEGDEKEGLPRDTEAFELWKQFVDEDRIILGNKKDNFWEMGDTGPCGPCSEIHVDCRPLAERLAVSGKSLVNADHPQVIEIWNNVFMQFNRVKDGSLKPLPAQHVDTGMGFERLVRVLQGKTSNYDSDVFQPLIQFIADKSGFEYSSSAEPGDKGWNEAVAMRVMADHIRAISFVIADGQLPSNNKAGYVIRRILRRAVRYAYTFLNLKEPFLNQLVPVLAEQFKGVFDELYLQKDFVQKVVLEEEVSFLRTLATGIQRFEKYETKDVIDGNFAFELYDTFGFPIDLTELMAREKGLSVDMEGFNKALAEQKNRSRAATAIDTGDWIIVNQDNDTEFVGYDLTEIETEILKYRKVSAKGKEQYQIVLRQTPFYAESGGQVGDTGRLEDHSRQFWVEITDTKKENGVIVHYTDTLPIDLDGKFWAVIDEDKRELTEDNHSATHLLHAALKKVLGAHVNQKGSLVNAENLRFDFSHFAKISEDDLAEVEYIVNQKIRANIKLKEQRNVPYDDAINSGVTALFGEKYGDFVRVITFDDHFSKELCGGTHVKATGQIGYFKIVSESAVAAGVRRIEAITADKAEQFIVNQSKELHQLKNILKGAQNISAAVQALIDENAKLKKEVEKSILAKAGDMKQDIAAKAENINGINFIATQVDLPNAEAVKNLAFEVKALVPDLYLVLTTLIDNKPGITVMISENIVSDSLNAAKIVRELGKEIQGGGGGQPFYATAGGKNAAGLAQVLEKAKSFIG, from the coding sequence ATGACAGCGAAAGAAATAAGACAGACCTATTTAGATTTTTTCAAAAGCAAGCAACATCACATTGTGCCATCTGCGCCAATTGTGGTTAAAAATGACCCTACATTAATGTTTACCAATGCAGGGATGAACCAGTTTAAAGATTTGTTTTTAGGAGAAGCTGCCATTAAATATCCCCGTGTTGCCGATACGCAACGTTGTTTACGTGTTTCTGGTAAACATAACGACTTAGAAGAAGTAGGGATTGATACTTATCACCATACCATGTTCGAGATGTTGGGCAACTGGAGTTTTGGAGATTATTTCAAAAAAGAAGCTATTGCCTGGAGCTGGGAATTATTAACTGAAGTTTATAAAATTCCGAAAGACCAATTGTACGTCTCTATTTTTGAGGGTGATGAAAAAGAAGGTTTACCAAGAGATACAGAAGCTTTTGAACTTTGGAAACAGTTTGTAGATGAAGACAGGATCATATTAGGCAATAAAAAAGACAATTTCTGGGAGATGGGCGATACTGGACCTTGTGGACCTTGCTCAGAAATCCATGTTGATTGTCGTCCCTTAGCTGAGCGTTTGGCGGTAAGCGGTAAGAGTTTAGTTAATGCCGACCATCCTCAAGTAATTGAGATTTGGAATAATGTATTCATGCAGTTTAACAGAGTGAAGGATGGTTCTCTAAAACCTTTACCTGCACAACATGTGGATACAGGAATGGGCTTTGAGCGTTTAGTGCGTGTTTTACAAGGAAAAACCTCAAATTATGATTCAGATGTTTTCCAACCATTAATTCAATTTATTGCAGATAAATCTGGATTTGAATATAGTAGCAGTGCTGAACCTGGAGATAAAGGATGGAACGAGGCTGTAGCCATGCGTGTAATGGCCGACCATATTAGAGCCATCTCTTTTGTAATTGCTGATGGACAATTACCTTCAAATAATAAAGCTGGTTATGTAATTCGTCGTATTTTGCGTAGAGCTGTGCGTTATGCTTACACATTCTTGAATTTAAAAGAACCATTCTTAAACCAATTGGTGCCAGTTTTAGCTGAGCAGTTTAAGGGTGTGTTTGATGAATTGTATCTGCAGAAAGACTTCGTTCAAAAAGTAGTTTTAGAAGAAGAGGTTTCGTTTTTGAGAACTTTAGCTACTGGTATTCAGCGTTTTGAGAAGTATGAAACAAAAGATGTAATTGATGGAAATTTCGCTTTTGAATTATATGATACTTTCGGTTTTCCAATAGATCTGACAGAGTTGATGGCTCGTGAAAAAGGATTGTCTGTTGATATGGAAGGTTTCAATAAAGCATTGGCAGAACAAAAAAATCGCTCTCGTGCTGCAACTGCAATTGATACGGGAGATTGGATAATTGTAAACCAAGATAACGATACCGAATTTGTTGGTTATGATTTAACAGAGATTGAAACCGAGATTTTAAAATACCGCAAAGTAAGTGCAAAAGGTAAGGAGCAATATCAAATTGTTTTACGCCAAACCCCTTTTTATGCAGAAAGTGGCGGTCAGGTAGGCGATACTGGTCGCTTAGAAGACCATAGCCGTCAGTTTTGGGTAGAAATTACCGATACCAAAAAAGAAAATGGCGTTATTGTTCATTATACAGATACTTTACCTATCGACCTTGATGGTAAATTTTGGGCAGTAATTGACGAAGATAAAAGAGAATTAACAGAAGATAATCACTCGGCAACTCACTTATTACATGCAGCCTTAAAAAAGGTTTTAGGTGCACACGTAAACCAAAAAGGAAGTTTAGTGAACGCTGAAAACCTACGTTTCGATTTTTCACATTTTGCAAAAATTAGTGAAGATGATTTAGCAGAAGTTGAATATATCGTTAACCAGAAAATTAGAGCTAACATCAAATTAAAGGAACAAAGAAATGTACCTTATGATGATGCAATTAATTCTGGTGTAACAGCCTTATTTGGTGAAAAATATGGTGATTTTGTTCGTGTAATTACTTTCGACGACCATTTCTCTAAAGAACTTTGTGGCGGTACACACGTTAAAGCAACCGGACAAATTGGTTATTTTAAAATTGTTTCTGAAAGTGCTGTGGCAGCTGGTGTGCGTAGGATAGAGGCTATTACAGCTGATAAAGCAGAACAATTCATCGTTAACCAGAGTAAAGAGTTACATCAACTTAAAAATATCCTAAAAGGAGCTCAAAATATCAGCGCTGCAGTGCAAGCTTTAATAGACGAAAATGCCAAACTTAAGAAAGAAGTAGAAAAAAGCATTTTAGCGAAGGCTGGAGATATGAAACAAGATATCGCAGCTAAAGCAGAAAATATAAACGGCATCAATTTTATTGCCACTCAAGTAGATTTGCCTAACGCAGAAGCAGTTAAAAACTTAGCTTTTGAAGTAAAAGCTTTAGTGCCCGATTTATACTTAGTTTTAACCACTTTAATTGACAATAAACCAGGTATAACAGTAATGATTTCTGAAAACATAGTTTCAGATAGCTTAAATGCGGCTAAAATCGTTCGTGAATTGGGTAAAGAAATCCAAGGTGGTGGTGGCGGTCAGCCATTTTATGCAACTGCTGGTGGTAAAAATGCTGCAGGTTTAGCTCAAGTATTAGAAAAAGCAAAGAGTTTTATAGGTTAG
- a CDS encoding SMP-30/gluconolactonase/LRE family protein: MLKFFLIIFFISLNLVANAQIEENQALFIQDSLKLVSSQFKFTEGPAVDKKGNIFFTDQPNNTIWKYDVEGKLSLFTAKAGRANGLFFDKKGNLIACADEQFELWSFDKNAVATIIYKNPKGADLNGPNDLWIDKKGGTYFTDPYYQRDYWTRKAPAIIGEKVYYLPKESSSIIAVDDRLQRPNGIVGSLDGKTLYVTDAKANKTYRYDIKSDGSLTNRKLFVSQGSDGMTLDNQGNLYLTRKGVTIYNSKGEQIGHINVPENHTANLCFGGKNRDVLFITASKSIYTIKMKVKGVE, translated from the coding sequence ATGTTAAAATTTTTTCTAATTATTTTCTTTATCTCGTTGAATCTAGTTGCAAACGCCCAAATAGAAGAAAATCAAGCTCTATTTATTCAAGATAGCCTCAAACTGGTTTCTTCACAATTTAAGTTTACAGAAGGGCCTGCGGTAGATAAAAAAGGAAATATCTTCTTTACCGACCAACCAAATAATACCATTTGGAAATATGATGTTGAAGGTAAGTTATCGCTTTTTACAGCAAAGGCTGGAAGGGCAAATGGCTTATTCTTTGATAAAAAAGGTAATTTAATTGCTTGTGCTGATGAACAATTTGAACTATGGTCATTTGATAAAAATGCGGTAGCTACCATAATTTATAAAAATCCAAAAGGGGCCGATTTAAATGGTCCAAATGATTTATGGATCGATAAAAAAGGTGGGACTTATTTTACAGATCCCTATTATCAAAGAGATTATTGGACACGTAAAGCTCCAGCTATTATTGGAGAAAAAGTTTATTACCTTCCAAAAGAAAGTTCAAGTATAATAGCTGTTGATGATAGGTTACAAAGACCAAATGGAATTGTGGGTAGTCTGGATGGAAAAACCTTATATGTGACCGATGCAAAGGCAAATAAGACTTATAGGTATGATATTAAATCGGATGGAAGCCTAACTAATCGTAAACTGTTCGTAAGTCAGGGCTCTGATGGGATGACTTTAGATAACCAAGGTAACCTATACCTCACCAGAAAAGGAGTTACGATATACAATTCGAAAGGCGAACAAATAGGACATATCAATGTTCCTGAAAATCATACCGCAAATTTATGTTTTGGAGGAAAAAACAGAGATGTCTTGTTCATAACCGCATCTAAATCTATTTATACCATTAAAATGAAGGTTAAAGGAGTGGAGTAG
- a CDS encoding MerR family transcriptional regulator: MPYKEREINKMYYTMGEVTEMFGVNASQIRFYEKEFDVLQPKKNKKGNRLFTPEDIENLKIIFHLVDDKGFTLKGAKDHLKNNSGEVKENQKVIASLEKLKDFLLKLNEEI; the protein is encoded by the coding sequence ATGCCGTATAAAGAGAGAGAAATTAATAAAATGTATTATACAATGGGTGAGGTTACCGAAATGTTTGGCGTAAATGCTTCACAAATTAGGTTTTACGAAAAGGAATTTGACGTACTTCAACCTAAAAAAAATAAAAAGGGAAATAGACTTTTTACCCCAGAAGACATTGAAAACTTAAAAATCATTTTCCACCTGGTGGATGATAAAGGTTTTACCTTAAAAGGCGCAAAAGACCATTTAAAAAACAACAGTGGTGAAGTTAAAGAAAATCAAAAAGTGATTGCTTCTTTGGAGAAATTGAAAGATTTTTTATTGAAGCTGAATGAAGAGATATAG
- a CDS encoding isoprenylcysteine carboxylmethyltransferase family protein, whose protein sequence is MIAIGNFFFRYRNFLFIFLYLALFIPSPQIFRESEFGVNYYLYPLVIGLFITILGQLIRGVAISLAYIVRGGLNKKVHADDLVTEGFFNHGRNPLYVGNILMLVGVGILMNSVIFMCVFIPLFLFIYQAIVLAEENFLRGKFGKQFDEYCARVNRWWINFSGIHKTIGSMAFNGKRWLIKEYNTQTVWMLGIVVILLYYYPQLTDGDNALRDKIGITALVVLAAYYVIIRYLKKSGKWKA, encoded by the coding sequence ATGATTGCTATAGGAAACTTTTTTTTCAGGTACAGAAACTTTTTATTCATTTTCTTGTACTTAGCTTTGTTTATTCCATCTCCTCAAATATTTAGAGAGAGTGAGTTTGGCGTAAATTATTATTTATATCCACTAGTTATCGGATTGTTTATTACCATATTAGGCCAGTTAATACGTGGGGTAGCTATTTCCCTAGCTTATATTGTTAGGGGTGGTTTAAACAAGAAGGTCCACGCAGATGATTTAGTAACAGAAGGTTTTTTTAATCACGGTCGAAATCCGCTATACGTAGGCAATATTTTAATGTTGGTGGGTGTAGGGATTTTAATGAATTCTGTGATTTTTATGTGCGTATTCATTCCGTTATTCTTATTTATTTATCAAGCAATTGTACTTGCCGAAGAAAACTTTTTAAGAGGAAAGTTCGGTAAACAGTTTGATGAATATTGTGCCCGTGTAAATAGGTGGTGGATTAACTTTAGTGGCATACACAAAACAATAGGCAGTATGGCTTTTAATGGCAAACGCTGGTTAATTAAAGAGTACAATACACAAACAGTTTGGATGTTGGGAATTGTAGTGATTTTGCTTTACTATTATCCTCAACTAACTGATGGAGACAATGCTTTAAGAGATAAAATTGGTATTACGGCTTTAGTTGTTTTAGCTGCTTATTACGTAATTATTCGTTATTTGAAAAAAAGTGGAAAGTGGAAGGCTTAA
- a CDS encoding DUF3592 domain-containing protein, translated as MEGLKLLVNELSNPYFIASIIGLILFLRGLMNIYKRQKYKNKAISVIGEVEDLIEESSFDSNVNVFYPLVSFDIMEGKTVAYKNHIGTNPSAYKKREKVKVLFLPESPKDFIIDDKKSYFFEYLILIIGLVVFFTCLIIFLIGIF; from the coding sequence GTGGAAGGCTTAAAGCTACTGGTTAACGAATTAAGTAATCCATACTTTATTGCCTCCATAATTGGATTGATCCTATTTTTAAGAGGATTAATGAATATTTATAAAAGGCAAAAGTATAAAAATAAGGCAATTTCAGTTATTGGCGAAGTTGAGGATTTAATTGAAGAGTCAAGCTTCGACTCAAATGTAAATGTTTTTTATCCCTTAGTAAGCTTCGATATAATGGAAGGGAAGACTGTCGCCTATAAAAATCACATAGGTACAAATCCATCCGCCTATAAAAAAAGAGAAAAAGTGAAAGTATTATTTTTACCTGAAAGCCCTAAAGACTTCATCATTGATGATAAAAAAAGTTATTTTTTTGAATATCTTATTTTAATTATTGGGTTAGTTGTTTTTTTTACTTGTTTAATTATATTTTTGATTGGTATATTTTAA
- a CDS encoding mechanosensitive ion channel family protein codes for MNLEKFYNRVYDWVIVFGPRLILGIAVLFAGLWLVKIVIKWIQTSMHKKEVDPTAKPFLISVIGVALRVLLILGVMQILGIEMTLFTALVGAFGVAAGLALSGTLQNFASGIIILLVKPFQVGDNIVTQGLEGTVTSIQVFYTFITTFDNRAVIVPNSKLSNEVIINISRQGNRRLDIELKIGNAIDFDALKAVINGAIDKCKNTLAKPERRIGVASLEGDSYKVSVNVWVNAHGFQDTKLALQELILKDVKDSGIKLAGL; via the coding sequence ATGAATTTAGAGAAATTTTATAATCGTGTATATGACTGGGTGATTGTATTTGGCCCACGTCTCATTTTAGGAATTGCCGTTTTATTTGCTGGCTTGTGGCTTGTTAAAATTGTCATCAAATGGATACAAACTAGTATGCACAAAAAGGAAGTGGACCCGACTGCTAAACCTTTTCTAATAAGTGTAATTGGTGTGGCATTAAGAGTATTGCTCATTTTAGGTGTGATGCAAATTTTGGGTATAGAGATGACCCTCTTTACTGCACTAGTTGGCGCCTTTGGAGTAGCTGCTGGTTTAGCACTTTCAGGCACCTTACAAAATTTTGCCAGTGGAATAATCATCCTTTTAGTTAAGCCCTTCCAAGTTGGAGATAATATTGTAACACAAGGATTAGAAGGGACAGTTACATCTATTCAAGTCTTTTATACTTTCATCACAACTTTTGACAACAGAGCAGTAATTGTACCCAATAGCAAATTATCAAATGAAGTGATCATTAACATTAGCAGGCAAGGAAATAGAAGATTAGACATTGAATTGAAAATTGGCAATGCCATAGATTTCGATGCACTAAAAGCTGTAATTAATGGCGCAATAGATAAATGCAAGAATACCTTAGCAAAACCAGAAAGAAGAATTGGTGTAGCTAGTTTAGAAGGAGATAGTTATAAAGTAAGTGTTAACGTTTGGGTAAACGCACACGGCTTTCAAGACACCAAACTTGCTTTACAGGAATTGATATTAAAAGATGTTAAAGACTCAGGCATTAAATTGGCAGGACTTTAA
- a CDS encoding serine hydrolase domain-containing protein — protein sequence MRHIKLLFIGLLLSALSVKAQNDFTKIDAWLSDNVKVMGGRAYLMIYKDGKVIYSHGESELNTRQKIVGRMMAKRQGKTFNQDDYTASTSLQIASCSKWLSASLIMTFVDEGKLKLNDTVGKYLPILSKKGKGKITIAQCLSHQTGIKALNLKDDLEAMRSYANMDDAVANIANLPMEGESGKVFRYSNIGLQIAGAVIEKVAGKNFEQLFQERIARPLAMKNTSFGQNKVVLPAGGATSSSEDYINFLVMVLNKGVYKGNRILSENSIKEMQINRITDGVKVAYSPSEAGGIGYGFGEWVSNDTVSSPGLFGSYPLVDNKNKYAAFLMTYYLKNDGKQERYVSLKKILDEAISR from the coding sequence ATGAGACATATAAAACTTCTTTTTATTGGGCTATTATTAAGCGCTCTTTCCGTTAAAGCACAAAACGATTTTACCAAAATAGATGCATGGCTTTCCGATAATGTTAAAGTAATGGGCGGGAGAGCATATCTTATGATATATAAAGATGGGAAAGTAATCTACTCCCATGGAGAAAGCGAATTAAATACTCGTCAAAAAATAGTAGGTAGAATGATGGCAAAACGCCAAGGCAAAACATTTAATCAAGATGATTATACTGCATCAACTTCACTTCAAATTGCTAGCTGTAGTAAATGGTTAAGTGCCTCATTAATTATGACTTTTGTTGATGAAGGTAAACTGAAATTGAATGACACGGTTGGAAAATATCTTCCGATCCTATCAAAAAAAGGTAAAGGGAAAATAACGATAGCTCAATGTCTATCTCATCAAACAGGTATAAAGGCTTTAAATTTAAAAGATGATTTAGAAGCCATGCGAAGCTATGCTAATATGGATGATGCAGTAGCTAATATAGCCAACTTGCCGATGGAAGGAGAGTCAGGTAAAGTATTTCGTTATAGCAATATAGGCTTACAAATTGCTGGTGCTGTAATAGAGAAAGTTGCAGGTAAAAACTTCGAACAACTTTTTCAAGAAAGAATAGCTCGGCCCTTAGCTATGAAGAACACTTCATTTGGGCAAAATAAGGTTGTTTTGCCAGCAGGTGGAGCGACCAGTTCGTCAGAAGATTACATAAACTTTTTGGTGATGGTTTTAAACAAAGGAGTTTATAAAGGCAATAGGATTTTAAGCGAAAACAGTATCAAAGAAATGCAGATTAATCGCATAACTGATGGTGTAAAAGTTGCTTATTCGCCATCAGAAGCCGGAGGAATTGGCTATGGCTTTGGAGAATGGGTAAGCAATGATACGGTTAGTAGTCCTGGTTTATTTGGTAGTTATCCTTTGGTTGACAACAAAAACAAATACGCAGCTTTTTTAATGACCTACTATTTGAAAAATGATGGCAAACAAGAAAGATATGTATCGCTTAAAAAAATATTGGATGAAGCGATAAGTAGGTAG
- the cmoA gene encoding carboxy-S-adenosyl-L-methionine synthase CmoA, translated as MDKKENLDNVFKEEIKKPSDFKFGATVANAFDDMVERSVPFYNEIQRMIIELAAEHALPNTNVVDLGCSTGTTMIGLNPYVSENIKFVGIDDSAEMLKKCDLKLKQADFKRDYELVNADLHNEIKIENASVVILCLTLQFMRPIFREKLLKRIYDGLVPGGVLIISEKILAEDSLFNRNFIKYYYDYKRRNNYSEMEISQKREALENVLIPYKLSENFKMLAEAGFQHTETFFKWYNFSGFIAVKN; from the coding sequence ATGGACAAGAAGGAAAATTTAGATAACGTATTTAAGGAAGAAATAAAAAAACCTTCTGATTTTAAGTTTGGTGCTACTGTTGCCAATGCATTTGATGACATGGTAGAAAGGTCTGTGCCTTTTTACAATGAAATACAACGTATGATTATTGAGTTGGCAGCCGAACATGCATTACCAAATACAAATGTGGTAGATTTAGGTTGTTCTACTGGCACTACAATGATTGGATTGAATCCTTATGTTTCTGAAAACATAAAGTTTGTGGGAATAGATGATTCAGCTGAGATGCTTAAAAAATGCGATCTTAAATTGAAGCAAGCAGATTTTAAACGCGATTATGAACTAGTTAATGCAGATTTGCACAATGAGATTAAAATAGAAAATGCATCTGTTGTAATTCTTTGTTTAACTCTCCAATTCATGCGTCCTATTTTTAGGGAGAAACTATTAAAAAGAATTTATGATGGTTTAGTTCCAGGAGGCGTACTCATCATTTCAGAAAAGATTCTAGCAGAAGATAGTTTGTTCAACAGAAATTTCATTAAATATTATTACGATTATAAACGTAGAAATAATTATAGTGAAATGGAGATTTCTCAAAAAAGAGAGGCTTTAGAGAACGTCTTAATTCCTTATAAATTAAGTGAAAACTTTAAGATGTTAGCTGAGGCTGGTTTTCAACATACTGAAACCTTTTTTAAATGGTATAATTTTTCAGGCTTTATCGCGGTAAAAAACTAA
- a CDS encoding NAD(P)-dependent oxidoreductase, with product MNNTKIGFIGLGKMGIPMAQNLINAGYELFVYNRSAIKADDLIAEGAKFIDTPSDLLQECEVVILMVADDTATNDVINGEHGLIHSASAGKIIINMSTVSPAISKEMKALLGEKDSFYIDAPVSGSLKQAIEGSLVIMAGGDKTAFEKVKPIFDVLGKLSLQVGEIGAGNSAKLAINTLLSFHAQGLAEAVSFAKKQGIDTKELLELINNSALGNVFMKIKGDAILQENYNAVFALKHIAKDLGLAKAEGLNSPLANAAYESFKNAEQELGEEDIIAIAKKV from the coding sequence ATGAACAATACAAAAATTGGTTTTATTGGTTTAGGGAAAATGGGTATCCCAATGGCTCAAAATTTAATTAATGCAGGCTATGAACTTTTTGTTTACAATAGAAGTGCCATCAAGGCTGATGATTTAATTGCAGAGGGAGCAAAATTTATTGATACACCAAGCGATTTATTGCAAGAATGTGAAGTTGTGATTTTAATGGTTGCTGATGATACAGCAACTAATGATGTCATTAATGGTGAACATGGTTTAATTCATTCAGCATCTGCTGGAAAAATCATCATCAACATGAGTACGGTTTCGCCAGCTATCAGTAAAGAAATGAAAGCTTTACTTGGTGAAAAAGATTCTTTTTATATTGATGCGCCAGTTTCTGGAAGTTTAAAACAAGCTATAGAAGGTTCATTGGTTATCATGGCCGGCGGAGATAAAACTGCATTTGAAAAAGTAAAACCCATATTTGATGTGCTGGGCAAATTGTCTTTACAAGTAGGAGAGATAGGAGCTGGTAATTCTGCTAAATTGGCTATAAATACCTTGTTAAGTTTTCATGCACAAGGCTTGGCAGAAGCAGTTTCATTCGCTAAAAAACAAGGGATTGATACTAAAGAGTTATTAGAGCTAATTAATAACAGTGCCTTAGGTAATGTGTTCATGAAAATTAAAGGTGATGCCATTTTGCAAGAAAATTATAATGCAGTTTTTGCCTTGAAACACATAGCTAAGGATTTAGGCTTAGCAAAAGCAGAAGGATTAAATTCGCCCTTGGCTAATGCGGCTTATGAGAGCTTTAAAAATGCAGAACAAGAATTAGGTGAGGAAGACATCATCGCCATAGCAAAGAAGGTATAA